A single genomic interval of Granulicella tundricola MP5ACTX9 harbors:
- a CDS encoding chemotaxis protein CheW, producing MSEEEVSLCCVYAGERAFGIDTRQVCEVLGRRPVQRVPLAPKFLGGVVPYRGEVLTTVSLRAVLGLEDAEGDGFVMVIDGGVGAKNEDGRFGLMVDEVGGVAMFRVESEVANPATLDARSRAVFDGAFRVDAGLMVRLDVSRLWPVRLRDSGLIWDEEREAGCGL from the coding sequence GTGAGTGAGGAGGAGGTTTCGCTTTGCTGCGTGTATGCCGGGGAGCGGGCGTTCGGGATCGATACGCGCCAGGTGTGCGAGGTGCTGGGGCGACGGCCGGTGCAGCGGGTTCCGTTAGCGCCGAAGTTCTTGGGCGGTGTGGTGCCGTATCGCGGAGAGGTGCTGACGACGGTGAGTTTGCGGGCGGTGCTGGGGCTGGAGGATGCGGAGGGCGACGGGTTTGTGATGGTGATCGATGGAGGTGTGGGGGCGAAGAACGAGGATGGACGGTTTGGGCTGATGGTGGATGAGGTGGGAGGGGTTGCGATGTTCAGGGTGGAGAGTGAAGTGGCGAATCCTGCGACGCTGGATGCGCGGAGCAGGGCGGTGTTCGATGGGGCGTTCCGGGTGGATGCGGGGTTGATGGTGCGGTTGGATGTGAGCCGGTTGTGGCCGGTGCGGCTGCGGGATTCGGGTTTGATTTGGGATGAAGAGAGGGAGGCGGGATGCGGACTTTGA
- a CDS encoding response regulator: MRTLIVDDSNFIREYTKQLLQKMGAVCTEAGNGVDALAVLMTDGKFELMLIDLNMPKMNGLECLKRLKETGLCEPMKIMMVTTEADHHFINEALEYGADEFLMKPFTPQSLKEKLLLLGFEAAS, translated from the coding sequence ATGCGGACTTTGATTGTGGATGACTCGAATTTTATCCGGGAGTATACGAAGCAACTGCTGCAGAAGATGGGAGCGGTGTGCACGGAGGCGGGGAACGGCGTGGATGCGCTGGCGGTGTTGATGACGGACGGGAAGTTTGAGCTGATGCTGATCGACCTGAACATGCCGAAGATGAACGGGCTGGAGTGCCTGAAGCGGCTGAAGGAGACGGGGCTGTGCGAACCGATGAAGATCATGATGGTGACTACGGAGGCGGATCACCACTTCATCAACGAAGCGCTGGAGTATGGGGCGGACGAGTTCCTGATGAAGCCGTTTACGCCGCAGAGCCTGAAGGAGAAGCTGCTGCTGCTGGGGTTTGAGGCGGCTTCATGA
- a CDS encoding CheB methylesterase domain-containing protein, producing the protein MKISAGDGRKTPGALEIVVIGVSTGGPSALEVMLPGLPKDFPAPVLVVQHMPRLFTGSLAERLDRLCPLRVREASGGVEVKAGTIWITPGDAHMEIARGFNGLTVSLHQQAMLNSCRSSVDYLFRSAAEVVGAGTVAVVMTGMGADGLEGARAVRHAGGRVLVQDEASSAVWGMPGRVMQAGLAEAALGLDELAAGLMKRVVGQGQEEASVVSVERRQERFYGS; encoded by the coding sequence ATGAAGATCTCGGCGGGAGATGGGAGGAAGACTCCGGGTGCTTTGGAGATCGTGGTGATTGGCGTATCGACTGGCGGGCCTTCTGCGCTGGAGGTGATGCTTCCGGGTCTGCCGAAGGATTTTCCTGCGCCGGTGTTGGTGGTGCAGCATATGCCGAGGCTGTTTACAGGCTCGCTGGCGGAGAGGCTGGACCGGCTTTGTCCTCTGCGGGTGCGGGAGGCGAGCGGTGGCGTTGAGGTGAAGGCGGGGACGATCTGGATTACGCCGGGGGATGCGCATATGGAGATTGCGCGTGGATTCAATGGGCTTACGGTGTCGCTGCACCAGCAGGCGATGTTGAACTCCTGCAGGTCCTCTGTGGACTATCTGTTTCGGTCTGCGGCTGAGGTGGTGGGCGCAGGGACGGTTGCGGTGGTGATGACGGGCATGGGCGCGGATGGGCTGGAGGGTGCGCGTGCGGTGCGACATGCGGGTGGGAGGGTGCTGGTGCAGGATGAGGCGAGCTCCGCAGTGTGGGGGATGCCGGGGCGGGTGATGCAGGCGGGACTGGCAGAGGCTGCGCTGGGGCTGGACGAGTTGGCTGCGGGTCTGATGAAGCGGGTTGTGGGTCAAGGACAGGAAGAGGCGTCGGTCGTATCGGTCGAGCGCCGGCAGGAGAGGTTTTATGGCAGTTAG
- a CDS encoding CheR family methyltransferase, which translates to MAVSELDYKFLRDVVLTQSANLIEPSRNALFDTKLTPIARMAGAANLEALVGMLRVDRTTQLHQAVAEAMTINETSFFRDARPFEALRTEILPRLIEQKEGERRLRIWSAASSTGQEAYSLAMLLCEHFPELGRWDVRIVGTDISRQVVDYAEAGRYRRLEVNRGLPARMLVKYFERQGDEWQISEKIRAMCEFKCVNLCAPLLKLPVFDLVLLRNVLLYFPSAGRSAVFEGVYRQMTPGGYLLLGNAEQAEDSTELFGVEFASECYFYRPVATS; encoded by the coding sequence ATGGCAGTTAGCGAATTGGACTACAAATTTTTGAGGGATGTGGTGCTGACGCAGTCGGCGAACCTGATTGAGCCATCACGGAATGCGCTGTTCGATACGAAGCTGACGCCGATTGCGCGGATGGCGGGAGCGGCGAACCTGGAGGCGCTGGTGGGGATGCTGCGGGTCGACCGGACGACGCAATTGCACCAGGCGGTGGCGGAGGCGATGACGATCAATGAGACGAGCTTCTTCCGGGATGCGAGGCCGTTTGAGGCGCTGCGGACGGAGATCTTGCCGAGGCTGATCGAACAGAAGGAAGGCGAACGGAGGCTGCGGATCTGGAGCGCGGCGAGCTCGACCGGGCAGGAGGCTTACAGCCTGGCGATGCTGCTGTGCGAGCACTTTCCGGAGCTGGGGCGATGGGATGTGAGGATTGTGGGGACGGATATCTCGCGGCAGGTGGTGGACTATGCGGAGGCGGGGCGGTATCGGCGGCTGGAGGTGAATCGGGGGCTGCCGGCGCGGATGCTGGTGAAGTACTTTGAGCGGCAGGGGGACGAGTGGCAGATCAGCGAAAAGATCAGGGCGATGTGCGAGTTCAAGTGCGTGAACCTGTGTGCGCCACTGCTGAAGCTGCCGGTGTTCGACCTGGTGCTGCTGCGGAATGTGCTGCTTTACTTTCCCTCGGCTGGGCGCAGTGCGGTGTTTGAGGGGGTGTACCGGCAGATGACGCCGGGGGGGTATCTGCTGCTGGGGAATGCGGAGCAGGCGGAGGACTCGACTGAGCTGTTTGGTGTGGAGTTTGCTTCGGAGTGCTATTTTTATCGTCCTGTGGCAACGTCTTAG
- a CDS encoding Lhr family helicase, with protein MMAAVGTKKAAKAAVKKVGKKLATAAEAVAEVSGADAALALFHPVTARWFREVFDGPTAPQIEGWPAIARGESTLILAPTGTGKTLTAFLWCLDKLMLRDVSAGVERGCRVVYLSPLKALAADVERNLRSPLAGIANFARREGVPVHLPEISVRTGDTPAKDRARFNRHPGEILITTPESLYLMLTSAAAEQLRTVETVIVDEIHALVPSKRGAHMALSLERLEALVAQGGTGRKIQRIGLSATQRPLEEVARFLGGAEMVVTHVPESGHGAPSLVANIEGEVPQALMEVARDEVEASTGGPRFRPVTIVNAGARKVLDLRVEVPVEDMAKLGEIQEQPSGPASQGPKRTSIWQSIHPRLLEIIRGRTSTLIFVNARRVAERLAGAINDLAGEPLARAHHGSLAAAQRTEIEELLKAGKIKALVCTSSLELGIDMGAIDLVIQIEAPPSVASGMQRIGRAGHQVGQPSNGIIFPKYRADLVACAAVTRAMHEGHVESTRFLRNPLDVLAQQMVAIIARPPAELPPLKKGKKAPLVEVTEEEEATGISYDELLGLVRSCANFAGLTQAVFDGVLDMLAGRYPSDEFAELRPRITWDRQRNWLTPRQGVKKIAILNGGTIPDRGLYGVFLAGTASGKPIRVGELDEEMVFEQRTGDTFILGASTWRVEEITHDRVLVSPAPGDPGKMPFWHGDQAGRPLEFGRRIGALVRGLRETPRSVAITTLTADHDLDPQAAENVMRYLADQELATEVVPDDRNIVIERVRDELGDWRMCCLTPFGSKIHAPWAMAVTARIRANGGPEVETMWSEDGFVLRFPESDTPPTIDHLMMEPEEAAELVLRQLGSTALFAAKFRESASRALLLPRRRADGRTPLWQQRKRAYDLLSVASRYASFPILLEAYRECLRDVFDMPALMEILRAIGNRSLRVHTADSRTPSPFAAALLFSYVANYIYDGDAPLAERRAQALSIDQDQLRELMGDADLRELLDLGAIEETEEQLQCLAETYRARSMDGVHDLLLKLGDLSRAELLVRCVSPEIALTVERLRKAIRVLEVGIGGEKRLIAVEDAGRYRDALGVPLPPGLPSAFQVAVPDATLDLLRRYGRTHGPFTTAEVAKRFGLALETAEGVLNRLVGLGRIVEGGFRPGGTHREWCDHEVLRAIRRKSLAKLRKEVEPVEQATLARLFTRWQGVVQPRRGLDALLDVIENLQGAPIPASVLETEVLPARILGYKPADLDTLVAAGEVVWCGLDAIGERDGRVALYLAEKLPLLWPVRPEQGSGDRGQGSDSSPTAEREGKVVEYLKANGASFFQQLHDGTGGGYPGETIEAIWNLVWRGLLTNDAVHALRAYCERPAASSKPARRVHNQVGFRSRRTTPPTAQGRWSLNAVAFEEGRNGTEWSHAVAQQLLGRYGVVFRETAHAEGLPGGFSAVYDVLKVMEESGKLRRGYFAADLGATQFAMPAAVDLLRSLRVVRDGEKAEMVQLAATDPANPYGALLRWPAAGEGVSLQRSAGARVILCDGALLAYMRRGNPNLQVFLPEEEPQRTQSAKALGEFLVARAHSHDAGMLITSLNGTSVHEHWAARALLEAGFMAAPMGFNVRRILPALPKSTP; from the coding sequence ATGATGGCGGCAGTTGGGACGAAGAAGGCGGCGAAGGCGGCAGTGAAGAAGGTGGGGAAGAAGCTCGCCACGGCTGCGGAGGCTGTGGCTGAGGTGAGTGGGGCGGATGCTGCGCTGGCGCTGTTTCATCCGGTGACTGCGCGGTGGTTTCGTGAGGTGTTTGACGGGCCTACGGCTCCGCAGATTGAAGGGTGGCCTGCGATTGCTCGGGGGGAATCGACGCTGATCCTGGCTCCGACTGGGACGGGTAAGACTCTGACCGCGTTTCTCTGGTGCCTGGATAAGTTGATGCTGCGGGATGTCAGCGCCGGGGTGGAGCGTGGGTGCAGGGTGGTTTATCTTTCGCCGCTGAAGGCTCTGGCTGCGGACGTTGAACGGAATCTGAGATCGCCGCTGGCGGGGATTGCGAACTTTGCCAGGCGCGAGGGTGTGCCGGTGCATCTGCCGGAGATCAGCGTGCGGACGGGGGATACGCCGGCGAAGGATCGGGCGAGGTTCAATCGGCATCCGGGGGAGATTCTAATTACCACGCCGGAGTCTTTGTACCTGATGCTGACGAGTGCGGCTGCGGAACAGCTCAGGACCGTTGAGACGGTGATTGTGGATGAGATTCATGCGCTGGTGCCTAGTAAGCGGGGGGCGCATATGGCGCTGTCGCTGGAGCGGCTGGAGGCTCTGGTGGCGCAGGGTGGGACGGGGCGGAAGATCCAGCGGATTGGGTTGAGTGCTACGCAGAGGCCGCTGGAGGAGGTGGCGAGGTTTCTGGGGGGAGCGGAGATGGTTGTAACCCACGTCCCAGAATCGGGACATGGGGCACCCAGTTTGGTTGCCAATATTGAAGGCGAAGTGCCCCAGGCTTTGATGGAGGTGGCTCGGGATGAGGTGGAGGCGAGTACGGGTGGGCCTCGTTTCAGGCCGGTGACGATTGTGAATGCGGGTGCGCGGAAGGTGCTGGACCTGCGGGTGGAGGTGCCGGTTGAGGATATGGCGAAGCTGGGAGAGATCCAGGAGCAGCCGAGTGGGCCGGCTTCGCAAGGGCCTAAGCGGACTTCGATCTGGCAGTCGATTCATCCGCGGTTGCTGGAGATTATTCGCGGGCGGACCTCTACGCTGATCTTCGTGAATGCCCGGCGGGTGGCGGAGAGGCTGGCAGGGGCGATCAATGATCTGGCAGGCGAGCCGCTTGCCCGGGCGCATCATGGATCGCTGGCGGCGGCGCAGAGGACGGAGATTGAAGAGCTGCTGAAGGCGGGCAAGATCAAGGCGCTGGTGTGTACCTCGTCGCTGGAACTGGGGATCGATATGGGGGCGATCGACCTGGTGATCCAGATTGAGGCACCGCCGAGTGTGGCGAGTGGGATGCAGAGGATTGGGCGGGCGGGGCATCAGGTTGGGCAGCCCTCGAACGGGATTATTTTTCCGAAGTATCGGGCGGATTTGGTGGCTTGTGCGGCGGTGACTCGGGCGATGCATGAGGGGCATGTAGAGTCGACGCGGTTTCTGCGGAACCCGCTGGATGTGCTGGCGCAGCAGATGGTGGCGATCATCGCTCGTCCTCCCGCAGAGCTGCCTCCGTTGAAGAAAGGCAAGAAAGCTCCGCTGGTGGAGGTGACGGAGGAGGAAGAGGCTACGGGCATCTCGTATGACGAGCTGCTGGGGCTGGTGAGGTCTTGCGCGAACTTTGCGGGGCTGACGCAGGCCGTTTTTGATGGCGTGCTGGATATGTTGGCGGGCAGGTATCCGAGCGATGAGTTTGCGGAGCTGCGGCCTAGGATTACGTGGGATCGGCAGAGGAACTGGCTGACGCCGCGGCAGGGCGTGAAGAAGATTGCGATTCTGAATGGCGGGACGATTCCTGACCGGGGGCTGTATGGGGTGTTCCTGGCTGGGACTGCGTCGGGGAAGCCTATACGGGTGGGTGAGCTGGATGAGGAGATGGTGTTCGAGCAGAGGACGGGCGATACGTTCATTCTGGGGGCTTCGACGTGGAGGGTAGAGGAGATTACGCATGACCGTGTGCTGGTGAGTCCGGCACCGGGTGATCCGGGGAAGATGCCGTTCTGGCATGGGGATCAGGCGGGCAGGCCGCTGGAGTTCGGGCGGAGGATCGGTGCGCTGGTGAGGGGGCTGCGGGAGACGCCGCGGAGTGTGGCGATTACGACGTTGACTGCGGACCACGATCTGGACCCGCAGGCGGCCGAGAACGTGATGCGGTATCTGGCGGATCAGGAGCTTGCGACGGAGGTGGTGCCGGATGACCGGAACATCGTGATCGAGCGAGTGAGGGATGAGCTGGGCGATTGGCGGATGTGCTGCCTGACGCCGTTTGGGAGCAAGATCCATGCGCCGTGGGCGATGGCGGTGACGGCTCGGATACGCGCGAATGGCGGGCCTGAGGTGGAGACGATGTGGTCCGAGGATGGGTTCGTGCTGCGGTTTCCGGAGTCGGATACGCCGCCGACGATCGACCACCTGATGATGGAGCCGGAGGAGGCTGCGGAGCTGGTGCTGCGGCAGCTTGGGTCTACGGCGCTGTTTGCGGCTAAGTTTCGGGAGTCGGCTTCACGTGCGCTGCTGTTGCCGAGGCGTCGGGCGGATGGACGGACTCCGCTGTGGCAGCAGAGGAAGCGAGCTTATGACCTGCTGAGTGTGGCTTCTCGGTATGCTTCGTTTCCCATACTGTTGGAGGCTTATCGCGAGTGCTTGCGGGATGTGTTCGATATGCCTGCGCTGATGGAGATCCTGCGGGCGATTGGGAATCGGTCGCTGCGGGTGCATACGGCTGATTCGCGGACGCCTTCGCCGTTTGCTGCGGCGCTGCTGTTTAGTTATGTGGCGAATTACATCTATGACGGGGATGCTCCGCTGGCGGAGAGACGGGCGCAGGCGCTTTCGATCGACCAGGATCAGCTCAGGGAGTTGATGGGGGATGCGGACCTTCGGGAGTTGCTGGATCTGGGGGCTATCGAGGAGACGGAAGAGCAGCTTCAGTGCCTGGCGGAGACGTATAGGGCTCGGTCGATGGATGGGGTGCATGATCTGCTGCTGAAGCTGGGGGATCTATCGCGGGCGGAGTTGCTGGTGCGGTGCGTTTCGCCTGAGATTGCGCTGACGGTGGAGCGGTTGCGGAAGGCGATTCGGGTTTTAGAGGTGGGGATTGGGGGCGAGAAGAGGCTGATTGCGGTGGAGGATGCGGGGCGGTACCGGGATGCGCTGGGGGTGCCGCTGCCTCCGGGGTTGCCGTCGGCTTTTCAGGTGGCGGTGCCGGATGCGACGCTCGACCTGCTGCGGCGGTATGGGCGGACGCATGGGCCGTTTACGACTGCTGAGGTGGCGAAGCGGTTTGGGCTTGCGCTCGAGACAGCGGAGGGGGTGCTCAACAGGCTTGTGGGCTTGGGGCGGATTGTTGAGGGTGGGTTCAGGCCGGGGGGGACGCACCGGGAGTGGTGTGACCATGAGGTGCTGCGGGCGATTCGGCGGAAGTCGCTCGCCAAGCTGCGGAAGGAGGTTGAGCCGGTTGAGCAGGCTACGCTGGCTCGGTTGTTTACGCGGTGGCAGGGGGTGGTGCAACCGCGGCGGGGGCTCGATGCGCTGCTGGATGTGATTGAGAATTTGCAGGGGGCACCTATCCCCGCTTCGGTGCTGGAGACGGAGGTTCTGCCGGCTCGGATACTGGGGTATAAGCCTGCGGATTTGGATACGCTGGTGGCTGCTGGGGAGGTGGTGTGGTGTGGGCTGGATGCGATTGGGGAGAGGGATGGGCGGGTGGCGCTTTATCTGGCGGAGAAGCTGCCGTTGCTCTGGCCTGTTCGGCCGGAGCAGGGATCAGGGGACAGGGGTCAGGGATCAGACAGTTCGCCAACTGCTGAGCGGGAGGGGAAGGTTGTGGAGTACCTGAAGGCGAATGGGGCTTCGTTCTTTCAGCAGTTGCATGATGGTACGGGTGGGGGGTATCCGGGGGAGACGATTGAGGCTATCTGGAACCTGGTGTGGCGAGGGCTGCTGACCAATGATGCTGTTCATGCGTTGCGGGCTTACTGTGAGCGGCCTGCGGCTTCGTCCAAGCCTGCCCGGCGGGTGCATAACCAGGTTGGATTTCGGTCTCGGCGGACGACTCCTCCTACGGCGCAGGGGCGTTGGTCGCTCAATGCTGTGGCGTTCGAGGAGGGCAGGAACGGGACGGAGTGGAGTCATGCTGTGGCGCAGCAGTTGCTGGGGCGGTATGGGGTGGTGTTTCGGGAGACGGCTCATGCGGAGGGGCTGCCTGGGGGGTTCTCGGCGGTGTACGACGTGCTGAAGGTGATGGAGGAGAGTGGGAAGCTCCGGCGGGGGTACTTTGCGGCCGACCTGGGGGCTACGCAGTTCGCCATGCCGGCGGCGGTGGATCTGCTGAGGTCGCTGCGAGTAGTGCGCGATGGGGAGAAGGCGGAGATGGTGCAGTTGGCGGCGACCGACCCAGCCAACCCTTACGGGGCGCTGCTGCGGTGGCCGGCTGCGGGTGAGGGGGTTAGCCTGCAGCGGAGTGCAGGGGCGAGGGTGATCCTGTGCGATGGGGCTCTGCTGGCGTATATGCGGCGGGGGAATCCTAACCTGCAGGTGTTCCTGCCGGAGGAGGAGCCGCAGCGGACGCAGAGTGCGAAGGCGCTGGGGGAGTTTCTGGTGGCGCGGGCGCACTCGCATGATGCGGGGATGCTGATTACCAGCCTCAACGGGACTTCGGTGCATGAGCATTGGGCTGCGAGGGCGCTCCTGGAGGCGGGGTTTATGGCTGCGCCGATGGGGTTCAATGTGCGGCGGATTTTGCCTGCGCTGCCGAAATCGACCCCTTGA
- a CDS encoding bestrophin family protein codes for MIVRPRPKAWELPFIIRQSILPRVAPQIIAVALFSCVVIWIERRFPAPFHTWTVAPFTLLGTALSIFLGFRNNSCYDRWWEARRQLGALMGETRSFARTLLTLPSLSSIPVDQARRQRAIRGLIAYTYALMAFLRGIPIPAQVARYGAEPAPGLRSIPDAILRTIAAEYGAMLAASEIDTQIYRDLDDRLLAVTAIQASCERIRSTPTPFAYTLILHRTAYVFCFLLPFSLVTTLGYATPFFCAAVAYAFFGLDALGDEMEEPFGTHINALPLDALARIIEISLLEALGETTLPDPIAPVNFVLT; via the coding sequence ATGATCGTCCGCCCGCGCCCCAAAGCCTGGGAGCTCCCCTTCATCATCCGCCAGTCGATCCTGCCCCGCGTCGCCCCGCAGATCATCGCCGTAGCCCTCTTCTCCTGCGTCGTCATCTGGATTGAGCGCCGCTTCCCCGCCCCCTTCCACACCTGGACCGTAGCCCCCTTCACCCTCCTCGGAACCGCCCTCTCCATCTTCCTCGGCTTCCGCAACAACTCCTGTTACGACCGCTGGTGGGAGGCCCGACGCCAGCTCGGCGCACTCATGGGTGAGACCCGCTCCTTCGCCCGAACCCTCCTCACCCTCCCTTCCCTCAGCAGCATCCCGGTAGATCAAGCCCGCCGCCAGCGAGCCATCCGCGGCCTCATCGCCTACACCTACGCCCTCATGGCCTTCCTCCGCGGAATCCCCATCCCAGCACAGGTCGCCCGATACGGAGCCGAACCCGCTCCAGGTCTCCGCAGCATCCCCGACGCAATCCTTCGCACCATCGCCGCCGAGTACGGCGCTATGCTCGCCGCCTCTGAGATCGACACCCAGATCTACCGCGACCTCGACGACCGCCTTCTCGCCGTCACCGCCATCCAGGCCTCCTGCGAGCGCATCCGCTCCACCCCCACCCCTTTCGCTTACACCCTCATCCTCCACCGCACCGCCTACGTCTTCTGCTTCCTGCTCCCCTTCAGCCTCGTCACCACCCTCGGCTACGCCACCCCCTTCTTCTGCGCCGCCGTCGCCTACGCCTTCTTCGGCCTGGACGCGCTCGGGGATGAAATGGAAGAGCCCTTCGGCACTCACATCAACGCTCTCCCACTCGACGCACTCGCCCGCATCATCGAGATCAGCCTCCTCGAAGCTCTCGGCGAAACCACCCTCCCGGACCCCATCGCACCCGTGAATTTCGTCCTCACATAG
- the fdhA gene encoding formaldehyde dehydrogenase, glutathione-independent has product MAENRGVVYLGQNKVEVQSIDFPKMQNPAGKKIGHAVILKVVSTNICGSDQHMVRGRTTAPTGMVLGHEITGEVIELGSDVEYIKKGDLVTVPFNVACGRCRTCRMQETGVCLNVNPGRAGGAFGYVDMGGWVGGQAEYVMVPYADFNLIPFPDKDQAMSKIKDLTMLSDILPTGFHGAVNAGVGVGSIVYVAGAGPVGLAAAASAHVLGAAVVMIGDMNKERLAHAESMGYVPLDLTTSDNLTDLIEKAIGQREVDASIDAVGFEARAQGKDGAEAPATVLNSLMTVTRAAGSIGIPGLYVTEDPGAHDDASKTGNLKMRFGLGWAKSHRFYTGQTPVLKYNRQLMQAILYDRLPIGKIVNATVIPLSEAAKGYADFDKGAAKKFVLDPHGLLGA; this is encoded by the coding sequence ATGGCTGAAAATCGTGGTGTCGTTTACTTAGGACAGAACAAGGTGGAAGTGCAGTCAATCGACTTCCCCAAGATGCAGAACCCCGCCGGAAAGAAGATCGGACACGCCGTCATCCTCAAGGTGGTCTCCACCAACATCTGTGGATCGGACCAGCACATGGTGCGCGGACGCACCACAGCACCCACCGGAATGGTCCTCGGCCATGAGATCACCGGCGAGGTCATCGAGCTCGGCTCAGACGTCGAATACATCAAGAAGGGTGACCTAGTCACCGTGCCCTTCAACGTAGCCTGCGGACGTTGCCGCACCTGCCGCATGCAGGAGACAGGCGTCTGCCTCAACGTCAATCCCGGCCGCGCCGGCGGTGCCTTCGGCTACGTCGACATGGGCGGCTGGGTCGGCGGTCAGGCCGAGTACGTCATGGTCCCCTACGCCGACTTCAACCTCATCCCCTTCCCTGACAAAGACCAGGCCATGTCCAAGATCAAGGACCTCACCATGCTCTCGGACATCCTGCCCACCGGCTTCCACGGAGCCGTCAATGCAGGCGTAGGCGTAGGCTCCATCGTCTACGTAGCCGGCGCAGGTCCAGTCGGTCTCGCAGCAGCAGCCTCCGCACACGTACTCGGTGCCGCAGTCGTCATGATCGGCGATATGAACAAGGAGCGCCTCGCCCACGCGGAGAGCATGGGCTATGTGCCCCTCGACCTCACCACCAGCGACAACCTCACCGATCTCATCGAAAAAGCCATCGGCCAGCGTGAAGTCGATGCCTCCATCGACGCCGTAGGCTTTGAAGCCCGCGCCCAGGGCAAGGACGGCGCAGAGGCTCCCGCAACCGTCCTCAACTCCCTCATGACCGTAACCCGGGCCGCCGGTTCCATCGGCATCCCCGGCCTCTACGTCACGGAAGACCCCGGCGCACATGATGATGCCAGCAAGACCGGCAACCTGAAGATGCGCTTCGGCCTCGGCTGGGCAAAGTCGCACCGCTTCTACACCGGCCAGACCCCGGTCCTCAAGTACAACCGCCAACTGATGCAAGCCATCCTCTACGACCGCCTGCCCATCGGAAAGATCGTCAACGCCACCGTCATCCCCCTCAGCGAAGCAGCCAAGGGATACGCGGACTTTGACAAGGGCGCAGCCAAGAAGTTCGTACTGGACCCCCACGGCCTGCTCGGAGCATAA
- a CDS encoding isochorismatase family cysteine hydrolase, whose product MQLQLQLQLQLQLQLQLLVELYTPWTQRTAMPLTQLDPHAALIVIDLQKGIVAYPLAHPAEDIISRSAALAQAFRTRNLPVVLVNVTAAARGRTDMGPRNLAFPEGWDQLIPELNQQPTDILITKQRIGAFIGTNLHAELQQRGITQLFLTGIATGSGVEATARSAHDHGYHVVLITDAMTDRTLETHTYSAEKLFPKLGETTTTEEVLKRLEA is encoded by the coding sequence TTGCAGTTGCAGTTGCAGTTGCAGTTGCAGTTGCAGTTGCAGTTGCAGTTGCTTGTAGAGCTGTACACACCCTGGACACAAAGGACCGCCATGCCCCTCACCCAACTAGACCCACACGCCGCCCTCATCGTCATCGACCTCCAAAAAGGCATCGTCGCTTACCCCCTCGCGCACCCCGCGGAAGACATCATCTCCAGGTCAGCCGCCTTAGCCCAAGCCTTCCGCACCCGAAATCTCCCCGTAGTCCTCGTCAACGTGACCGCCGCAGCCCGCGGCCGCACCGACATGGGCCCACGCAACCTGGCCTTCCCTGAAGGCTGGGACCAGCTGATCCCGGAACTCAACCAGCAGCCCACCGACATCCTCATCACCAAGCAGCGCATAGGAGCCTTCATCGGCACCAACCTCCACGCTGAACTCCAGCAGCGCGGCATCACCCAACTCTTCCTCACCGGCATCGCCACCGGTTCAGGCGTAGAAGCCACCGCCCGCAGCGCCCACGACCACGGTTACCACGTCGTCCTCATCACAGACGCCATGACCGACCGCACCCTCGAAACCCACACTTACAGCGCAGAAAAGCTCTTCCCCAAACTAGGTGAAACCACCACCACCGAAGAAGTCCTCAAGCGCCTCGAAGCGTAA